A single region of the Malaclemys terrapin pileata isolate rMalTer1 chromosome 4, rMalTer1.hap1, whole genome shotgun sequence genome encodes:
- the BLACAT1 gene encoding bladder cancer associated transcript 1, which yields MPQFTFACFCGLHGFCKMKRKKEDPSAEQETSV from the coding sequence ATGCCCCAATTTACCTTTGCTTGCTTCTGTGGGCTCCATGGCTTCtgcaagatgaagaggaaaaaagaagACCCCAGCGCAGAGCAGGAGACGTCAGTGTGA